The Mercurialis annua linkage group LG8, ddMerAnnu1.2, whole genome shotgun sequence genome window below encodes:
- the LOC126660728 gene encoding adenosine kinase 2 → MASYDGVFLGMGNPLLDISAVVDDDFLNKYDIKLNNAILAEDKHLPMYEEMGQKFTVEYIAGGATQNSIKVAQWMLQIPGATSYIGCIGKDKFGAEMTKESRQAGVNVHYYEDETAPTGTCAVCVVGGERSLIANLSAANCYKAEHLKKPENWALVEKAKYFYIAGFFLTVSPESIQLVAEHAAATNKIFTMNLSAPFICEFFKDALEKVLPYMDYVFGNETEAKTFAKVHGWETENVEEIAIKISQWAKASGTHKRITVITQGADPVVVAEDGKVKLFPVILLPKEKLVDTNGAGDAFVGGFMSQLILEKPIEDCVRAGCYASNVIIQRSGCTYPPKPDFS, encoded by the exons ATGGCTTCCTATGATGGTGTTTTCTTGGGCATGGGAAACCCACTTCTTGACATTTCTGctgttgttgatgatgatttcCTTAATAA ATATGACATCAAGCTGAACAATGCTATCCTTGCTGAAGACAAGCACTTACCAAT GTATGAAGAAATGGGTCAAAAATTTACTGTAGAATACATTGCTGGAG GTGCTACTCAAAATTCGATCAAAGTTGCTCAG TGGATGCTTCAAATTCCTGGTGCAACAAGTTATATTGGTTGCATTGGAAAAGATAAGTTTGGAGCGGAAATGACGAAGGAATCGAGGCAAGCTGGCGTCAAT GTTCACTATTATGAAGATGAAACTGCTCCTACCGGAACCTGTGCTGTTTGTGTTGTTGGTGGTGAGAG GTCACTTATTGCAAATTTGTCAGCAGCAAATTGCTACAAAGCTGAGCATTTGAAGAAACCAGAAAATTGGGCACTCG TCGAGAAAGCCAAATATTTCTACATTGCTGGGTTTTTCCTTACCGTCTCTCCCGAGTCCATTCAACTTGTTGCTGAGCATGCAGCCGCAACCAACAAG ATTTTCACGATGAATCTTTCAGCTCCATTCATCTGTGAGTTCTTTAAGGACGCCCTGGAGAAAGTTTTACCTTACATGGACTATGTCTTTGGAAATGAGACTGAAGCAAAAACTTTTGCCAAGGTTCATGGATGGGAG aCTGAGAACGTCGAGGAGATTGCTATAAAGATCTCTCAGTGGGCCAAGGCATCAGGCACACACAAGAGAATTACCGTCATCACTCAAGGTGCAGATCCTGTTGTGGTTGCTGAGGACGGAAAGGTCAAATTGTTCCCTGTGATCTTATTGCCAAAGGAGAAGTTGGTTGACACCAATGGAGCAG GGGATGCTTTCGTTGGTGGATTTATGTCACAGCTGATCCTAGAGAAGCCAATTGAAGACTGCGTGAGAGCCGGATGCTATGCATCAAATGTGATCATCCAGAGGTCAGGCTGCACATACCCACCAAAGCCCGATTTTAGTTAG